The region GTTAGTAGATTTGAATCTTGCAATTTAGTATGCAATTTGTGGATTTTATGTTACTCCCTGAGTACCATGTGTTTATTGTTTCTTAAGTACATTTTGAGATCGACTCCAGGAAATTCATCATCTAGAAAGTCTTACATAAGTTAAAACCGGGTCAGGAGAATAGGAATATGATGCTGGTGAGTGGTAATTATATCATTGTTCATGGTACTATGCTGGCTGAACTGAAAAGATAGCAACTTTTTACTGTCATATTTGATATAGGATTTCTAAGATACATTCAAATAGCTCTAGATTCATACAGTATTACGGCATTTATTTGATCTTGGTGAGTAGGAGTAATTTTTGTCTGTTTTCTTCCTTAAGCTTCATTTATGCAATGATCCTGTGGAAGAGGTTTGTTTACTAAAAACTCATGCTATAAAGTTTTGAATTGTTACTTTCAAAAGATTTCGTTATATGTTCTTATCTGCCATCAACAATTTCCCTGTATtcttagcaaaaaaaaaaaaatgcccGAGGCTGCTGCAAAACCTTATTATGAAAAGTTTCAGTTTGCTTGGCCTTTAGTAACATGCTTGATTTAAAAGATGCAGTTTTTGACTCTTGCTGTCATGATTGGCTTCCACTGCAGACGATGGGTTTTAGAAAGGAGGTTAGCTACTTCTGATGTACCGAAGGAGGAACAGATCAATCTGATCAAAGATTTAGAAAGGAAAGAGACGGAGTTTATGCGACTCAAAAGACATAAGATATGTGTTGATGATTTTGAGCTTTTGACCATCATTGGTAGAGGAGCCTTTGGTGAGGTTAGGAACTGCATGATACATGAGCAACATATTGAATGATTTGTAATTTGTTGAAATCTcctttttatttaatcattttttttttgttcttcttctGTTGTATGTTTTTCATGTCTTGGAAGTTCAGAAtgcattttttttctcaaacttTCTTTGACAACAGGTTCGCTTGTGCCGGGAGAAGAAATCTGGCAATATTTATGCCATGAAAAAGCTAAAGAAATCTGAAATGCTAATGAGAGGACAGGTGAATAAGACAGATTTCCACTACATAAATCTTTTTCCCCCAAGCCTATCCCTGAATTGATTTCATGTTTCTTGTGATAAGCTATTAAAATTTGCTTGAACCTAACAGTATGTGCTTGCTTCCATTGTAGCAATAGCTTCATTTTGTCTCTCATCCCCTTCCCTTTCTCCCTTCTGTATAAATAGGCAATTGGAGGGATCTGGGGGTTTATACAGAGTTGTAGATGAAACTTAAGATGCTGCAACCAAGTATTATAAATATTGCTGCTACTAAAATTCTGGCATGACCTCACTATTATTTAACAACTGTATTTTTTAGTTACTAATTACTTTGGCTGCTCATATAATATTAGGCGTTGTTTGCAGAGAAACagattttagtaatttagaTTAGTCATCTGACTTATATATGGGGTGATTGTTAGCAGTTGGTTTGGTGTTCTGTATCCAGTTTTTGAAGTATATTGTGCAATTGCAATGAttctttcactttcaatttaaAAGGATGTGCACCCTTTTATGTACTGCCTCTGAAATTCTGCTGTTCTGCCATTTTGTAGGTTGTATTACTTTGCACAATACTTAACAGAAATCACTTTTTCTCTGCAGGTGGAACATGTTAGAGCCGAAAGGAACTTGCTGGCTGAAGTTGCAAGTCATTGCATCGTCAAGCTCTATTACTCATTTCAGGATGATGAGTATTTGTATCTGATTATGGAATACCTTCCAGGTGGTGACATGATGACTTTGCTGATGAGAGAAGATACTTTAACTGAAAATGTGGCTAGGTTTTACATTGCTCAAAGTGTCCTCGCAATTGAGTCGATTCACAAACATAATTACATCCACAGGTTGAGCTGCTGTAGATATCCTTCAAAGTAGCATGCAACTGAATTTTGTGGCGACTTCTATCATTAATGGCTAGATTTTAGAATTATACACTTTCTCATTATTTTCATTCTTTATATTTTCAGAGACATAAAGCCTGATAACCTTCTTCTAGACAAAAGTGGTCATATGAAGCTATCGGATTTTGGCCTTTGCAAGCCTCTTGATTGTACAATTTTATCAGCGATTCCTGAAAACAAAACTATTGCTGATGAAAATTCGACTGAACCAATGGATATTGATGGAGGTATCCCGGATGCAGACAATAAGAGTAATTGGAGAAGCCCCCATGAGCAGCTTCAGCATTGGCAAATGAACAGAAGAAAATTGGTAAGAAACTAGTTTTATAGATGCGTTACGGTTCCAGAGTCCATACCAGATCATTTCTGTTATGGACATATGGGaatggcttaaattgtttcCTAAAGTTGTATGTtcaggatttttttttataaatgatgtAAGCTTTCATTTATATGTTAAAGTAAATGATACCTATagctttaaaaaattatgtatcaTGTTGTCCATGCATATCTTTTCAAATTCTGATTGTGGGCACCGTGATAGCTTTTCCGCTTTTGTCTCTAGTTACTTGTGGTTTTGATGTCACTACGGCATTTACTAACTTTGAAATCATAACtacatatattttttcttattatgGATGTTTCTTCTGCTCATCATTCACATTATTCAACCTTAATGTGCTTTAAACTATGGAAAATATTGATTTGTTACCATCCGAATACTTTCCTTTGTTAAGTGGTAACTTTGTGCTCGTACTCTATGACCAGCCTCTATATGCATTTTACTGACCTTGAGATTTTGGTGGTTATCATAGAATTTAACATCTGAGCTATGTGTGAAGCCTTGTAAGCTTATGTGTCTCTTACTTCAAAACCACTTGCTGAAAATATCACTTACAATTACTGTAAAAACTATATGCCTAAAAGAACACACGTATGCGAAAGTTTTAACTTCTAGCATGGCCTAATTAACACCTTTTTGGACCAGAATTGCTGCTGATTTATTTTCTTTGTGTGAAAGGCATTTTCTACTGTGGGAACTCCCGATTACATTGCTCCTGAAGTATTACTGAAGAAAGGATATAGCACGGAGTGTGACTGGTTAGTTTGGCCTCTCTGTTTTTTGGTATTTGGTATTTCTATTTTTGCATCATCGGCTGTATTCTTACTTCTGTGTGTTATGTTCTAATTTCTGTTTCATTCTAACCAATTGTGATCTTAAGCTGTAGAATTAATTTAATGTATGATTGTATGATCTTGTTTTGTCTTTCTTAGCTACACATCCATTTTTGCCAGCTGTATGCTTCTCTTATTGTTGATACCACAGATAATAAATGGCACATATTTCAGGTGGTCTCTAGGAGCAATAATGTATGAAATGCTAGTCGGATACCCTCCTTTTTATTCGGATGAACCCATAACCACATGCAGAAAGGTAACATTATTACCTCCTTAAGTTTATCATATTTCTCTGTTCTAGTTGATCCTTGACATCCTATATTTGTACCCTGCTTCAATACCATGCACATCTTTTTTCCAGTTCTAACTTTTGAGCTTTAAGTCTCCAGTTTGTGATAGATCTTATTTTATCTACCTAGGGTAGCTTGTTAGTGGATATATACAGTATCACCGAGACAttaattttctaatattttCTGGAGAAACTAATATAATGGTCTTGGCAGCATGGTTATTGTACCATACCAAAATTACTTCCTCCATTTTATTAAATCTGTTCACAACTTCATATATGTTCCACCAAATAACAGTTTATGGATAAGTTGGTTACATTTTTGTCCTTTGACATTCTGTTCATCAATTACTCTTAGATTGTTCATTGGAGAAATCACCTTAAATTCCCAGAAGAGGCAAGGTTGTCTCCTGAGGCCAAGGATCTCATTTGTAGGTTATTGTGTGACGTTGAACATAGGCTAGGTACTGGAGGGGCACACCAAATTAAAGTAAGAATAAAAGAATCAGTGCcttttgttttgcttcaatcacttgTTCTTTCCAGCATTtgtaattcttttttctttttgccaGGCTCATCCTTGGTTCAGGGATGTTGTATGggacaaactttatgaaatggAGGCAGCATTTAAACCTGAAGTTAATGGAGAACTAGACACCCAGaactttataaaatttgatgaaGTATTTTACTTTTGCTTATATTTACCTCGTTTTCTTTTTCTGTGCAAGTCCTATTTTCTCGTCTCTTTTTATCCAGAGCTCTTCATATTTTGGATGGTTTTTAAATCACTTCTGCTTACTAGAATCATTTAGCTTTCTTATGAGAAATGGACACCATGATTCTGAACTCGTGAAGATTAAAGATTTGTCACTTGTTTTTTAATATCTTAACACAGTGGTCAATGATACCTATCAACTACTGCAAAATGCAATATCACCTTTATATCAAACTAATTAACAGATAAGTACGTCTGAAGCCAGCCATCATATTTAGAAATTTGGGTTTTGTACTATTGTAACATTTACTATTGCTTTTTATGGTGGTAAAATGATCTTGAATTGCCACATCGTTTGAATAAGCGGCATGTGAATATACTCTCTTAGAAATCCAATGCATGTGCCATGTAGAGTGTAAGTATGCAATGggaaattcaaatttataaaaattgtataaattaaaaatatttttatttttgaaaacaaatgaataAAACTTAAACTGTATAATGTTGTCTGACTTTTCTTCTGTTACTCAACATTTATGAAGTCTGgtctctttttttgttttagtttatttttttcatttttacagCATCTCTTTTACAATAAATGTGTTAATGGGttaaaatcacttttctatCAGCTGAATGCTCCAGCACCTTCAAGATCTGGCTCAGGACCTTCAAGGAAGGTATGTGGCTATTCATGTTAACTCTAAAGCATTAACTGGAGCATTTGTGCTATCGTCCACTCATTTCAACTATATACTGTGTGCAAGTTAGGTAGATCATGGCTGATGTAGCAAACATTTGAAATTAGAAATTTCTAGGTGCTCCAAGTATAGGAAGGTTTTGGGGGGGAAACAGTGCAAGTTTCTAGGTATTAGACATATGTGCTTTACCTGCAAAGTATTTACATGCAACACAATCAAAGAAAACAAGTGATTACTGTAGGATGCCATGTTTTTTCTTTGTACCTTTAAAGAAAATGTGTAATCACGTTCCTTTAGCATTTATTTTCTTGATTGCATATAACACTTTAATCTTTACTTACTTTCCCTGATATCTATTGAAGATGATTACATCTTTGTTCAAATTTCTGGGACAAGAAATACATTAATCAAGGAagatatgttaattttattgaaCATTTTTGGCGACTGTTGTGaatgttacaaaataatagctgtaagtaaacaccatattaatgattgggtggATTCTGCCGTTCTCAATATATTAGACTTTGTTTCTAGAACGTCTCATGCTTATTCTACAAGCCCTGCAATTATTGGATTTCTGTTTGTCATGATTTTTGTTAATGATGAAGTGTCTCTTTTCATGCAGATGCTGTTAACTCCCAAAGATTTGAGTTTTGTTGGTTATACATACAAAAATTTTGATGCTGTCAAAGGCCTACATGCATTTGGTAAGCAGTTTAACTTTAACTATCGAATGTCAAGTACTTCCATCTCTGCAACTGCATCATAATTATTTACTACGAGTTGTATTTTACGTATAGTTTCCCCAACGAACTTCTGTAACTACAATTAATTTATACTATCATACTTATCGAGGACATGAATATCTTTtgtttcatttaattatttttctccAATCATGAGGAAAACTATTGCTGGCTTAAACATGTGGATGGTAATTTATCCCCTTGGTGGTATCATTTCTTGATCACAGTATCAGATTCTGTTTTAGGCATTATTGCAAATTCCTCGCTTGTGCTTGTGCTTATGTTTATGTTTACACTTCTCTAAACATGCAAagaaataatatttacaaaccaTTTTAATGTTTGCAGATATCAACGGAGGTATGTCTCCAAAACGGCCATCTATTGATTCCATATTCAGTATTACATCTTACTTCTTACCTAATATGGATAGTTGTCTTTTAAGACTGCCGGATGATCTCATGCGTAAACCTGGTTGATAACTTGTGTAGGTGGTTCAGCGGCAGATTATACTCCCAAGCGGCCCGGTGAGGAAACAGAGGTTCAGATGCTTGCAGCATCAGGGGATCCTATGCTACAGTAATGTAACGTGAACGTGTTCGTTCCTGCACAATCTAAATCCCGTGTGGGCTGGCGGCCATACGAGTTGCAGAACCGCTGCTCAAGTGTACAGAAGTAACTGAGAAACTTCACTGGAGCTCGCTGGGTTAACTCGGTAGGTCAAGTAAAAGTTATAGCTGAAAAGCTTTTGTGTAATAGAATTTAGAGCAGACATTTGAAAATGAATGCCCTGGCTGCCCAGGTTGGCTGTGGTAAAAACATTGCCTTCTCTAGCGGCAGTTTCTGGTCAGATTTTATATGGAAAACAAACTACTAAGAAACTCTTAATTATAAATTCCACATTATTGCTTGTGTGCAATTTTTGCAGTCGAATATAATAGTGTTACTGTTGGATACTTGCATTGCATGATTAGATGACAAGACAtgattaaatcataaattttgctaaatattaaatatattttttagtaatgAAGTGTCAACAATATATAGTCTAGGTGATGGTGaataattaagaataaaaacaaATCAGAGTTAGGTTAAGTTTGATGCATTTTATTCCACACCTATAAAGTAAATTGGGTTTATACCAGATTAGCCACAACACATATATACTTGTTTGTCACACCCGGATTGAACTGtgcttaaaattaattttttatagacATCTGTCCTAATCAATTACCAAATTCAGGTAAAAATAATACGCATGTAAGCTCGTTATACTTTTGATTATTTGACTTCAACAAATTTATCAGCTGCATATTTAAGAGAAAATAAATCATAAGTATGCATTACAATTTGAATAATGTCACCCGGTGTTTTAAAAACTGGACCGGTGTGATCAACGGTTTCCGGTTCAACTACCAGTTCTCCTTTCAACTTCCGATGAACGGATTAagtaaaattgttaaatataaGGTAAACAAATAgattaagcataacgtttattTTTTCCagtttatttatataatcaaCATATGCAATGCTTACTATGAAACAAATAGTGtgaaattttgaataattatattttggcCTTTTCTGAAGTACTATATAATTGAAtcataaaaatcaagaaaatgatCAATATTGATAATTTCCATTTGACATTTAGagaatcaaatcaattttttatttttataaaatataaagacgCTCTTTGGATTGAAGAATTTTGAAATCGATGTATTTGACAAAATCAATAGATTTAAAATCcatgaaatataaaattgatggaTTCACAAATTACATCGTTTGGATAGATAGTAAATTATGGATTTATAGAGataattttgaataataaaatatttaacaatcCATCATCTATTAAAAATGGTGGATTTCAACTTTCCCACCTCCTAAGTGGAAAATGAAATGAAGAATTTTGAAGGATGATGGACTATGACAATTCATGAATTCTCATCACTTTTTATTATTCCAAATGGAtgattttgtttaaattcataGATTGTGTAAAATCCATGAATTTTAACCATCCGAATTCTCTCAATTAAAACGGTGCCAAAGtgtattttatcattttttgtttttctttcctttttttaaataatagtaAAATGGTAACAATATACGACATAactaatagaaaaaataaaaaataaaaaataaaaataaagtcaaaataaaataaaataaaatgctcTAACAATTGCTTTAAATcaatagttaaataaattaaatttaaccaTAAACATAACATTTTTCATATCTAAATATTTGAGTCTTTCGatcaattttaaacttttatactccttccgtcccgATTTAAAAGTCCCATTTGCCATTTTGGAACGTTCCATTTTAAAGTGCGATTTCTACGTTagagtatttttatattaattttgtgttttacGTTTTTTTAAGTCATCTCAAagaaattctataaaaaattacacTATTAATAATAGgagcaaaataagaaaaaataaaaataacatttttttaaaacatttgtataaaAACAAAcgagacttttaaaatgagataaaagaagcaaaatagatttaaatattatttaatgtcTTCTCAAATAAATATAATGTTACTAATCTTCTTAAATTGTCATAgtcaaaatttcaattaaatctTTCAATATAATTCGATAAAGtaacattttattattaaattacaaCCAACTAttcatctatactatatataaaagcacggatggagggggGACAGACACTTTTACTTAATagccctttttaatttattagttaattaggtaTTTTAGTAATTTGCTAATTGACTATAATTAAATAGATTAGAGTTATAATGTAATTAGGatactaaataatttttaatctatactatatataaaagtacggaggggggggggacagacactTTTACATAATagccctttttaatttattagttaattaggtaTTTTAGTAATTTGCTAATTGACTATAATTAAATAGATTAGAGTTATAATGTAATTAGGatactaaataatttttaataatatataattgtCGAAAGTTTGTGTTTGAATAACACCTTCAGATTTTAAATTGTTGAATCCGTGCAATTGGCAACTGGGTGCCGACATCTTCTTGGccataaaatcaatttatcacGTGTTCAAGACTTGGTATGAGCATCCCATGCAGGAGTA is a window of Mercurialis annua linkage group LG2, ddMerAnnu1.2, whole genome shotgun sequence DNA encoding:
- the LOC126667769 gene encoding uncharacterized protein LOC126667769 isoform X2 is translated as MEEIEEEGEEEILGSSLTMEKVAAAKQFIENHYRAQMKNIKERKERRWVLERRLATSDVPKEEQINLIKDLERKETEFMRLKRHKICVDDFELLTIIGRGAFGEVRLCREKKSGNIYAMKKLKKSEMLMRGQVEHVRAERNLLAEVASHCIVKLYYSFQDDEYLYLIMEYLPGGDMMTLLMREDTLTENVARFYIAQSVLAIESIHKHNYIHRDIKPDNLLLDKSGHMKLSDFGLCKPLDCTILSAIPENKTIADENSTEPMDIDGGIPDADNKSNWRSPHEQLQHWQMNRRKLAFSTVGTPDYIAPEVLLKKGYSTECDWWSLGAIMYEMLVGYPPFYSDEPITTCRKIVHWRNHLKFPEEARLSPEAKDLICRLLCDVEHRLGTGGAHQIKAHPWFRDVVWDKLYEMEAAFKPEVNGELDTQNFIKFDELNAPAPSRSGSGPSRKMLLTPKDLSFVGYTYKNFDAVKGLHAFDINGGGSAADYTPKRPGEETEVQMLAASGDPMLQ
- the LOC126667769 gene encoding uncharacterized protein LOC126667769 isoform X3, which produces MEEIEEEGEEEILGSSLTMEKVAAAKQFIENHYRAQMKNIKERKERRWVLERRLATSDVPKEEQINLIKDLERKETEFMRLKRHKICVDDFELLTIIGRGAFGEVRLCREKKSGNIYAMKKLKKSEMLMRGQVEHVRAERNLLAEVASHCIVKLYYSFQDDEYLYLIMEYLPGGDMMTLLMREDTLTENVARFYIAQSVLAIESIHKHNYIHRDIKPDNLLLDKSGHMKLSDFGLCKPLDCTILSAIPENKTIADENSTEPMDIDGGIPDADNKSNWRSPHEQLQHWQMNRRKLAFSTVGTPDYIAPEVLLKKGYSTECDWWSLGAIMYEMLVGYPPFYSDEPITTCRKIVHWRNHLKFPEEARLSPEAKDLICRLLCDVEHRLGTGGAHQIKAHPWFRDVVWDKLYEMEAAFKPEVNGELDTQNFIKFDELNAPAPSRSGSGPSRKMLLTPKDLSFVGYTYKNFDAVKGLHAFGGSAADYTPKRPGEETEVQMLAASGDPMLQ
- the LOC126667769 gene encoding uncharacterized protein LOC126667769 isoform X1, translated to MEEIEEEGEEEILGSSLTMEKVAAAKQFIENHYRAQMKNIKERKERRWVLERRLATSDVPKEEQINLIKDLERKETEFMRLKRHKICVDDFELLTIIGRGAFGEVRLCREKKSGNIYAMKKLKKSEMLMRGQVEHVRAERNLLAEVASHCIVKLYYSFQDDEYLYLIMEYLPGGDMMTLLMREDTLTENVARFYIAQSVLAIESIHKHNYIHRDIKPDNLLLDKSGHMKLSDFGLCKPLDCTILSAIPENKTIADENSTEPMDIDGGIPDADNKSNWRSPHEQLQHWQMNRRKLAFSTVGTPDYIAPEVLLKKGYSTECDWWSLGAIMYEMLVGYPPFYSDEPITTCRKIVHWRNHLKFPEEARLSPEAKDLICRLLCDVEHRLGTGGAHQIKAHPWFRDVVWDKLYEMEAAFKPEVNGELDTQNFIKFDELNAPAPSRSGSGPSRKMLLTPKDLSFVGYTYKNFDAVKGLHAFDINGGMSPKRPSIDSIFSGSAADYTPKRPGEETEVQMLAASGDPMLQ